One Vigna unguiculata cultivar IT97K-499-35 chromosome 11, ASM411807v1, whole genome shotgun sequence DNA window includes the following coding sequences:
- the LOC114170069 gene encoding uncharacterized protein LOC114170069 — MQFMLNLHGVPLCLSGITNPLSFSKEIADHDRRRKKMKKKQRSVGVHGKIEQKGTLNIITNFQTSSLIMAEQYGDLAHIILHDLFCTHLGFTAKAA, encoded by the exons ATGCAGTTCATGCTAAACCTTCATGGAGTTCCACTATGTCTCTCTGGAATCACTAACCCTCTTTCTTTCTCTAAGGA AATAGCAGATCATGACagaaggaggaagaagatgaagaagaagcagAGATCAGTGGGTGTGCATGGAAAGATTGAACAAAAGGGTACCCTTAATATCATCACAAACTTTCAAACCTCTTCTCTGATCATGGCTGAACAATATGGAGATCTTGCTCATATCATCCTTCATGATCTGTTCTGTACTCACCTTGGTTTCACAGCAAAAGCTGCATAA
- the LOC114169683 gene encoding pentatricopeptide repeat-containing protein At2g27800, mitochondrial-like produces the protein MLKNQGMFSLTRNCLKYRTTYFRRNIPNETILSTLSFCHKFHDPNEKNLPKIVFFYHTHKFDRFSFQINSSCIQFPVPFAPFNSPYSTNAPSRSYRRRARNRLLKSSKPTLDQAQFQLALSQLPPRFTTEELCTVIGRQDNPLVCLELFHWASQQPRFQHDVSTFHVTIKKLGTAKMFQEMDDIVNQVIAVPLIGSEALFNTVIYYFTQARKLTRAVNVFKHMKNKRNLICCYRPSIRTYNILFAAFLGRGSNSYINHVYMETIRCLFRQMVNDGIKPDIFSLNSMIKGYVLSLHVNDALRIFHQMGVVYDCQPNALTYDCLIHGLCSQGRTNNAKELFNEMKTKGFVPGSKSYNSLVNSLALGGEIGEAVNYLWEMTDKQRSPDFITYRTVLDEICRQGTIQEGMSFLQELQEKDLVDGHAYRKLLYVLEDDYGYSGSRNMGIE, from the coding sequence ATGCTTAAAAATCAAGGTATGTTCTCATTGACAAGAAATTGCTTAAAATATCGTACTACCTACTTCAGGAGGAATATCCCAAATGAAACCATACTCTCCACACTCTCATTTTGCCACAAATTTCATGACCCCAATGAGAAAAATTTACCcaagattgtttttttttatcacaccCACAAATTTGACCGCTTTTCATTCCAAATCAACAGTAGTTGCATTCAATTCCCTGTTCCATTTGCACCCTTTAATTCACCCTATTCAACTAATGCTCCTTCGAGATCTTACCGAAGACGAGCTAGAAATAGGTTGTTGAAGTCCAGCAAGCCTACCTTAGACCAAGCCCAATTTCAGTTGGCACTGTCCCAACTTCCCCCAAGGTTCACTACCGAAGAACTGTGCACTGTGATTGGTCGACAAGATAATCCCTTGGTTTGCTTAGAACTATTTCACTGGGCATCTCAACAGCCACGATTTCAGCACGATGTGTCCACGTTTCATGTCACCATAAAGAAGCTTGGTACGGCAAAGATGTTCCAAGAAATGGATGACATTGTGAACCAAGTGATTGCAGTTCCTTTAATTGGTTCAGAGGCATTGTTCAACAcagttatatattatttcaCTCAGGCACGGAAGCTTACTAGAGCTGTCAATGTGTTTAagcacatgaaaaataaaaggaatttaATTTGCTGTTATAGGCCTTCTATTAGAACCTATAATATTCTTTTTGCTGCATTTTTGGGTAGAGGAAGCAACTCCTATATAAACCATGTGTATATGGAAACAATTAGATGTCTGTTTAGGCAAATGGTCAATGATGGGATCAAGCCTGatattttttcattgaattctaTGATCAAAGGTTACGTGCTATCTCTTCATGTTAATGATGCATTGAGGATATTTCATCAAATGGGTGTGGTTTATGATTGTCAACCCAATGCGTTGACATATGATTGCTTGATTCACGGCTTGTGTTCCCAGGGCAGAACAAATAATGCCAAAGAGttatttaatgaaatgaagACCAAAGGTTTTGTTCCTGGTAGTAAATCTTATAATTCGCTTGTCAACTCTTTGGCGCTTGGTGGAGAGATTGGGGAAGCAGTAAATTATCTGTGGGAGATGACTGATAAGCAAAGGTCACCTGATTTTATTACATATAGGACTGTACTGGATGAGATATGTAGACAAGGAACAATTCAGGAGGGCATGAGTTTTTTACAGGAGTTGCAAGAAAAGGACCTTGTAGATGGGCATGCTTACAGGAAGCTTCTGTATGTGCTTGAGGATGACTATGGGTATTCGGGAAGCAGAAACATGGGAATTGAGTGA